In Longimicrobium sp., the sequence CGGCGTCGCGCAACGACTTCTTCGCCGCCGTCGCGAAGGACGCGCCGCGCGGGTCGTATCCCCGCTATCTCCTCGGCGAGCAGTCGTACTGGACCATCGTCGGCGTGGACGGCGACAGCGCGGAGTCGCTCGTCAGCGAGGAGGGGATCGTGGAGACGAGGAAGGCGGGGCCGTCGCTGGAGCCCTTCCTCCTCACCCGCGGGCGGCTGGTGACCTGGGCGGACGGCCGGGCCACGCAGTCGCTGATGGACGGCTATCTCCCCATCCCCTCCATCCGCCGCGAGGCCGGGGCGCTGGCGCTCACCGTCACCGCCTTCGCGACGGGAGATCCGGGCCGATCCGAGCTCTTCGTCCGCTACCGCGTGGAGAACCGCGGGAGGGAGATGGAGACGCCGACGCTCTTCATCGCCCTGCGGCCGTTCCAGGTGAACCCGTCCGGCCAGTTCCTCAACGGCTCCGGCGGCGCGGCGATCGTGAAGCGGATCGAGTGGAACGGCTCGATCGTCCGCGTGAACGACACCATCGCCATCGCCGCCGCCACGCATCCGTCCGCGTTCAGCGCGGCGACGTTCGACAACGGCAGCCTCGTCGACGCGCTGCACCGCAACCAGCTCCCCGACGCGCGGGCGGTGCGCGACACCTTCGGCGCCGCGTCGGCCGCGCTGTCGTATCCGCTCACCATCCCCGCGGGCGGACACGCGGACGTGTGGCTGGCGGTGGGGATGCATCCCGGCGTCGAGCCGGAGATCTCGGACTTCCAGAGGCCCGACGTGCGCGGCCGCGGCGAGGCGGCCCTGTCGCGGACGGCGGACGAGTGGCGCCGCAAGCTGAACCGCGTCGCCATCACCCTCCCGCCGCAGGGGCAGCGGATCGTGGACGCGATGCGCAGCAACCTGGCGTTCATCCTTATCAACCGCGACGGCCCCGGCATCCAGCCCGGCTCGCGCAGCTACGAGCGCTCGTGGATCCGCGACGGCTCGCTGACCTCGGCCGCGCTGCTGCGGATGGGGCACGCCGACGAGGCGCGCGCGTTCGCGGAGTGGTACGCGCCCTTCCAGTACGCCAGCGGCAAGGTGCCGTGCTGCGTCGACCGCCGCGGCGCCGATCCGGTCCTTGAGAACGACAGCCACGGCGAGCTCATCTACCTCGTCGCCGAGATCGCGCGGCACACGGGCGACCGCGCGTTCCTGGAGCGCATGTGGCCGCACGTGCGGTCGGCCGCCATGTACATCGACTCGCTGCGCCACCTGCGGATGACGCCCGAGTACCAGGCGCCGGAGAAGCGCGCGTTCTACGGGCTGCTGCCGGAGTCCATCAGCCACGAGGGCTACTCGGCCAAGCCGATGCACTCGTACTGGGACCAGTTCTTCGCGCTGCGGGGACTCAAGGACGCCGCGTGGATCGCCGCCCAGCTCGGCCGCCCCGACGCCGCGCGGTACGCCCAGTTGCGCGACGCGTTCGAGCGCGACCTGATGGCCTCGTTCCGCGCGGCGATGGCCATGCACCGCATCGACTTCCTCCCCGGCTCGGTGGAGCTGGGGGATTTCGACGCCACCTCGACCACCGTCGGCGTGGCGCCCGGCGGCGAGCAGGACGAGCTGCCGCACCCCGCGCTGGAGCGCACCTTCGAGCGCTACTGGGAGCAGTTCGCCGCGCGGCGCGACGGGCGGCAGCCGTGGGACGCCTACACGCCGTACGAGTGGCGCACGGTGGGCACGATGGTGCGGCTGGGCTGGAAAGAGCGCGCGCACCAGGCCATCGACTGGTTCTTCACCACGCTGCGGCCGCGCGCGTGGAACGGCTGGGCCGAGGCCATCCACCGCGATCCGCTCTCCACGCAGTTCCTGGGCGACCTGCCGCACGGGTGGGTAGGCTCGGACTTCATCCGCTCGATGCTGGACCTCTTCGCCTACGAGAGCGACGACGACCGCGCGCTGGTGATCGCCGCCGGCATCCCCGCCGCGTGGGTGACGGAGGGGCCGGGCGTGGCCATCCGCGGCCTCTCCACGCACTTCGGCCCGCTCGGCTACGCGTTGCGCGCGAGCGGCGATGTCGTCCGCGTCGAGTTCGATCCCGGCCTCCGCCCCCCGCCCGCCGGCCTCGTCATCCGCAACCCGATGGAGCAGCCGATCAGGTCAGCGACGGTGGACGGTCGCGCGGTGGCGGTTGGGGATGGGCGCGAGGTGCGGGTCGCGACGGTGCCGCGGGTGGTGGAGATGCGGTATTGAGCTGGGCAAGCGCCGGGGTTGGCCGGGGCGAATGAAGAATTCACTGCAACAACAGCACAAAGTCCCTTCGGGACTGCAGCCGCGGCATTCGCGAGACGCGCCGACATTTGCCCCGCGCTGAGTTCTCCCCCGCCCCTGCGAAGCGGGGGAGGGGGCCGCCCGCGGCCGCGCAAATGTGCGCTCCCAGCGCCGAACCCATCCCGGCGCTGAGTTCCACCCTCCCCCCAGTCGGTTTTGGGGGGAGGGTCGCGCGAAGCGCGGGGAGGGGGGCCTCCGCGCCGGGCGAGCACCGAAGTTTCTCGCAGCGGAGAGATGCAGACGAACAACCCTCTCCCGGTACGGGAGAGGGTGGCGAGCCTAAGCGAGCCGGGAGAGGGCGGGATGCCGGGGAATGCGCAGATGCCGGCGAACGTGCCGTATCAGGCTCTCGGGAGGTTCAGCTCCCCCCGTCGTACAGCGCGCGGCCGCGGGTGCGGATCACGTCGGCGTAGAAGCGGGCGCTGGACTTGGGGGTGCGGGCCTGCGTCTCGTAGTCCACGTGCACGATGCCGAAGCGCTTGCTGTAGCCAAGGCTCCACTCGTAGTTGTCGAGCAGGCTCCAGGCGAAGTAGCCGCGCAGGTCCACTCCGGCATCCATCGCCGCGCGGCAGGCGCGCAGGTGGTCGCGATAGTACGCGACGCGCAGGGGATCGTCGATCCGCCCGTCCACCGGCTTCGGCGGATCGTAGAAGGCGGCGCCGTTCTCAGTGATGTAGAGCGGGAGATCTCCATACCGCTCCTTCACCCACGTGAGGAGGTCGGTGAGCGCGGGGGCATGGACTTCCCACCCCACGTCGGTGTAGGTGTGGCCCGGCTGCTTCACGTAGCCATTGCGCACGGGGAGGTTCGACGGATCGTTCTTCGTCACCCCGCGCGTGTAGTAGTTGATCCCCAGGAAGTCGATGGGCTGGCGGATCAGCGCCATGTCTTCCGCGGAGTGCTCGGGCCACGCCTCGCCGAAGATCTCCGCCATCTCGTCGGGGTAGCGCCCGTGGAAGACGGGGTCGAGGTACTGCCGGTTCATGTACGCGTCCGCGCGCCGCACCGCCGCGTGGTCGGCGGGGTCGTCGGAGGCGGGGACCTTGGGCTCGAGGTTGACGACGATGCCGATGCGGTTGCGGCCTTCCGCGCGGTACGCCTGCACCGCCGCCCCGTGCGCGCGCAGCAGGTTGTGGCTGGCGATGGGCGCCTCGAACAGGCTGCGGTGCCCGGGGGCCAGCGCGCCGTGCAGGTAGCCGCCGTCGGTCACCACCCACGGCTCGTTGAGCGTGGCCCACATCTTCACCCGGTCGTCCAGCCGGCGGAAGACGGCCTGCGCGTAGTCGGCGAACCAGTGCGCGATGTCGGGGTTGAGCCAGCCGCCCCGGTCGTCGAGCGCGGCGGGAAGGTCCCAGTGGTACAGCGTGGCGTTGGGGGTGATGCCGTGCTCCAGCAGCTTGTCGACCAGCCGGTCGTAGAAGCCGAGCCCCGCCTCGTTCACGCGCCCCGTACCGTCCGGCCGGACGCGTGCCCAGGCGATGGAGAAGCGGTAGGCGTTCAGCCCGAGATCGGCCATCAGCCGCACGTCGCCGGCGTAGCGGCGGTAGTGGTCGCAGGCCACGTCGCCCGTCTCCCCCTCGTGCGTGCGCCCCGGCGAGTGGCTGAAGCGCTGCCAGATGCTGGGGCCCGCGCCGTCGGCCAGCGGGCTGCCCTCGATCTGGTACGCGCTCGTGGCCGCGCCCCACAGGAAGTCGGGAGGAAATTCGCGTGACTCGCTCATCTCAGGCACCGGGAGACTCATGGCTCGCGTAACGCTCGACCGCGTCCGCAAGGTCTATGAAAACGGTTACATCGCCGTGCACGGAATCACCCTCGCCGTGGACGAGGGTGAGTTCGTGGTGCTGGTCGGGCCGTCGGGATGCGGCAAGAGCACCACGCTGCGGATGATCGCGGGGCTCGAGTCCATCTCCAGCGGCACGCTGCGGATCGGCGAGCGGGTGGTGAACGACGTTCCGGCGCGCGACCGCGACATCGCGATGGTGTTCCAGAGCTACGCGCTCTACCCCCACATGACCGTTCGCGACAACCTTGCATTCGCGCTGAAGCTGCGCAAGCGCCCGAAGGGCGAGGTGGCCGAGCGCGTGGCGAAGGCCGCCGAGATGCTGGGGCTGGAGCCGCTGCTGGACCGGCGCCCGGCCGCGCTCTCCGGCGGGCAGCGGCAGCGCGTGGCGCTGGGACGCGCATTGGTGCGCGAGCCGCGCGTCTTCCTCTTCGACGAGCCGCTCTCGAACCTCGACGCCAAGCTGCGCGGCCAGATGCGCAAGGAGATCACCACCCTGCACCGCCGCATCGGCGCCACCACCATCTACGTCACGCACGACCAGACCGAGGCGATGACGATGGGCGACCGCATCGTGGTGATGAACGCCGGCCGCGTGGAGCAGGTGGGCGCGCCGATGGAGCTCTATCGCCACCCCGCGAACCGCTTCGTCGCGGGTTTCCTCGGCAGCCCTTCGATGAACTTCGTGCCCGGGCGGGTGACGAAAGGGGACAGGGGACAGGGGACAGGGGACAGGGGGGATGGTGGTGGCGGCCTCGTCTTCCGCTCGCGGGACGGCGCCCTCCAGCTGCCGCTCGGCCGATCCGCCGCGGCGCTGGGGGATGGCGATCGCGACGTGGTCCTCGGCATCCGCCCCGAGGACGTGCGCCTGGGCGACGGTGCGGACCCCGCCTCTGCCGCGCGCGCCACGCTGACGCTCGACGCCGCCGAGCCGATGGGCAACGAGACCATCGTCTATCTTCGCGCGGGCGAGGACGAGATCGTCGCGCGCGTCCCCCCCGCCGACCTCCCCGCGCCGGGCCAGCCCGTCGCCGCGTCGTTCGACCTTGCCCGCCTCCACTTCTTCGACGCGGAGACGGGGACTACGTTATCAGGCGCGCAGTGTACCCGGTAATCCAAAGTCCCCGGACTGTACGGTGCTCAGCTATGCACTGATCCACGAACGAGGTGCTATGGCTTTAGAAACAAAGGATCTGATCACTCTGGGGCTATCCAGCTTCGCCCTGGCGATTTCGGTGTTGAATTTCTACGTGCAACAGATTCGGAAGAGAGACAGGTTGATTGGTTCTCTGCTCTCGGTGTCAGTTCACGAGGGACGATTCAATTCGGTAGCGGAGTACTCTCTGAGTAATGTTGGAGATACTCAATTGGTGCTAAAAGAAGCGCGAATGGTCGGAGAACCTGATCCCGAGGTCTTTGGCGGTCAACCACTTCTTCCCTGTGCGATCGAGAACTTGCCCTGTGTGCTCAAACCCGGCGAAGTGGTGGTGATCTCTATCCAGTATGATCGTGGTCAAACCAGCAATCACGACCAAGTTTTTGTCGAGTTTGTGATACTGAGTGCCAAGGGGAAGTACTACCAACTGCCCCATGTGCTAATATCGAAAGATCATGGATCGGCCTCGTGGGAGACGTTTCGGCTGCAATCGGGGCACGCACCGAGGCCAATGCGGACACTGCTCAAACGTCGAAAGCTCACGTGAAGTTCGTGAACGTATCGGATAATCGGGTACACGCAGATGGGCCTACGAACTGCTCATTCGATATCGAAAGCCATGCGCAGATCAACACGGGTTGACCGCGCTCGTGGTGATCCCCGCCCTCACCGGGTGCGCTCGCGGGGAGGCGCTGCGGCTCCCCGAATCTTCGGTGCCGCTGTCGCGCGAGACGCTCGCCGGGCGGTGGATCATGCGACGCAGCATGTTGGTGAAGACGGACGGTTCACCGTCCGCGACGCATCGGCGCTGGTGGGAGTCGGGATCTCGTCCGTCGATCTCCCCCGCCCCGCCGAGCGCCCGAAACGCATCTCCGCTCGCCGCGTGCCCTGCCCGCCCGCATCCATGCTCTACCCGGGCGGGGGAAAGTGATGTGGCGCCGCGCCTGAGCATCTCCGCCACTTCTCTCTCAATGATGATGACCAGGATCAAACCGCTCCAGATCATCGCCGCGCTCGCGGGGCTGATCGCGATCGCAGGGTGCGACTGGAACTGGGGCGTGGACATCGTGGGTCGCCCGGCGGAGGAGCTGGAGCCGAATCCGACCGTACGCTGGGGCGGCGTGGTGCTGGCGCCGGAGCACCGGGCGATGCGGAACCCGCGGAGCGACGTCGAGAAGGTCTCCGAGATCGCCTGGCCGCGCGTCGCGCAGGCGCCATCGCCCGAACTGGGCGCGAGGATCGGCGCGGCGCTCGATCTCCGCTCCGTGCTCGGCTTCTCGCTGGACGATCATCGCAGGGAGATCGAGCGCGACGAATCGCTGGACGTCGACATCTCCTACTCCGTCCCCTTCCATCGCGAGAACCTGCTCGACGTCTCGTTCCTCTACGTGACGCAGGGAGGCGGCGCCGCGCGCATCAACCAGCGCGACGTGCTGCTCGATCTCCGCACCGGGCGCCAGCTGCACGCGCGGGACCTCTTCGTCGCGTCGCGCATGCCCGAGCTCGCGCGGCTCGTGGACGAGCGGATGCAGGCGGAGATCGCGGCGGCGCGCGCCCGCGGCGGGTGGTCCGATGCCGATTTCCTCGACGATGCCGGCCGGCTGAAGCACTTCGGCCCCGCCGACCTGGAGCGCTTCTCCCTCGGCGACCGGGGGATCACCTTCTCGTTCGAATTCGAGCCTCCACCCTACCAGCGCCTTCCCGGAGACTACCTCCTCACGTCGGCCGAGCTCCGTCCCTTCCTCCGCCCGGACGGACCGCTCGCAGCCATCGTGCGCTGACGCCGCCACGTTGCCGCCGGGTCCGTCCGGGAGCGTATATTGATGGCGATCGTATCGCCGTAACCGACCACATCCCCGTCCGCATGCAACCGTCCGAGCTGGCCGGCATCCTCGATTTCCTGCGTGCCGCCGAGGCGCTGAAGACCGCCGTACGCAGCGGCTGGACGTCGGCGGGTGAGCCGGAGAGCGTGGCCGAGCACACTTGGCGGCTGTGCCTGATGGCGCTGGTGCTGCACCGCGACTTCCCCGACGTGGATTTCGCGCGGCTGATCAAGATCTGCATCATCCACGACCTGGGCGAAGCCATCGGCGGCGACGTGCCCGCGCCCGTGCAGGCGGCGCGCGGCACCGGCAAGGCCGCCGACGAGCGCCGCGACCTGCTGCAGCTCTTGGCGCCGCTCCCCCCCGCCGCCCGCGACGAGATCACCGCGCTGTGGGACGAGTACGAGGCGGCCAGCACGCCCGAAGCGCGGCTGGCCAAGGCGCTCGACAAGCTGGAGACCATCCTGCAGCACACGCAGGGCGCCAACCCGCCGGACTTCGACTACCGCTTCAACCTCGGGTACGGCCGCCAGTACACCGCCGGCCACCCGCTCCTCGAGCAGGTCCGGGCCATCCTCGACGAGGAGACGGAGCGGCGCGCCCGGGAGGTTGCGGACGCGAGCCTCCAATGAACTGTATTTGATGACAAGCCTTTGTGTGAGGAGAATTTTTTCGAGTCCACAGCCATATTTAGCAAGGAGTTGCGTTAAATGCCTAGACGAACCGAAGGAGTCAGGAGTTTGGTAGAGGAAGTGTTGAGAACCTTTCGAAAACCATACTCGGAGGATGTTACAGATCAGGTTTGTAACGCAATTGAAAGGAATCCCGAGTGGCTTGCAACGTATCACTCGCTCGTTAAGGAGCTTACCAGAGACGTGGTGAACAACTGGATTGGCGAGTATGTAAAAAGTGAAGTAGGGGGCCGCCGCATTCGGCAAGTCCGTGCATCAGGCCGCCTGCTCACCTCTTACTCGAAGCTCGGTTTCTAACTCCTGAAGATGGCAATTCGAACATGGCGAGAATAGCGGTGGCGCATGAGCGTTGAGAGTTGTCGACGAGATGTGCTCAAGCATCAGCAAGAGATTGCCCGGCTTCAGCAGCAAAAAGCCCGGGAATCGAGTAGTGCCGCCTCAGAGACGGCTAAAAGCAACTCAGCTTCAGAAGCAGCACGTCGGGCAAGCAGTGCATCTACGCTGCAGTCGAAGCTGCGTGAGGCTCAGAAGCACACCGAAGCTGCCACACGTTTCCAAAAGAAGGTCGCCGAACTCGAAACGAAGATCGCGCGAGAACAGGCGCGCCTCCACGATGCTCAGAAACGCCTGGATGCAGAAGAAGTTCGGGAGGCGAGACAACGCGCACAGAAGCAGGAGCGTACCTCGCAGGAACAAGAGCGACGGATGAAGGCGTTCTCGACAAAACTTACACAACATGAAAAGTTGCATGCCGTGGCGCTGAATGCGATCGCGAAGCTTGAGAACCCTCCGGAGAAAATTACTGTCTTATTCTTGGCGTCTAATCCTGTTGATCAGAAGCAACTCCGATTAGACGAGGAGGTTCGCGCCATTGGCGAAATGGTCCGCAAGTCAGAACACCGCGATGCTGTGGACCTC encodes:
- a CDS encoding discoidin domain-containing protein, with the protein product MLAAKLSLPLALLLLASAPAPAQTLAQPRVLDDFESIAPWRSAPSDGVSLALAADAGHSGRAMRMDVDFHGGGGYAVAHRELPLELPENYEISFWIRGTITPNNLEFKLIDPTGDNVWWVNRRDFAFPNGWTRVVIKKRQVSFAWGPLGGGELRRMAALELAVTAGSGGRGSVWIDDLQIAPREPVRPYDLTPSVSATSSAPAHRPALAMDSAAATAWRSAADGAQAVSIDFLRARELGGVTIDWDSLDFARDYAVLTSADGARWDTAWTVAGGDGGRDYVYLPETEARHVRLALARSSRGRGYGVQEISVKPLAWSASRNDFFAAVAKDAPRGSYPRYLLGEQSYWTIVGVDGDSAESLVSEEGIVETRKAGPSLEPFLLTRGRLVTWADGRATQSLMDGYLPIPSIRREAGALALTVTAFATGDPGRSELFVRYRVENRGREMETPTLFIALRPFQVNPSGQFLNGSGGAAIVKRIEWNGSIVRVNDTIAIAAATHPSAFSAATFDNGSLVDALHRNQLPDARAVRDTFGAASAALSYPLTIPAGGHADVWLAVGMHPGVEPEISDFQRPDVRGRGEAALSRTADEWRRKLNRVAITLPPQGQRIVDAMRSNLAFILINRDGPGIQPGSRSYERSWIRDGSLTSAALLRMGHADEARAFAEWYAPFQYASGKVPCCVDRRGADPVLENDSHGELIYLVAEIARHTGDRAFLERMWPHVRSAAMYIDSLRHLRMTPEYQAPEKRAFYGLLPESISHEGYSAKPMHSYWDQFFALRGLKDAAWIAAQLGRPDAARYAQLRDAFERDLMASFRAAMAMHRIDFLPGSVELGDFDATSTTVGVAPGGEQDELPHPALERTFERYWEQFAARRDGRQPWDAYTPYEWRTVGTMVRLGWKERAHQAIDWFFTTLRPRAWNGWAEAIHRDPLSTQFLGDLPHGWVGSDFIRSMLDLFAYESDDDRALVIAAGIPAAWVTEGPGVAIRGLSTHFGPLGYALRASGDVVRVEFDPGLRPPPAGLVIRNPMEQPIRSATVDGRAVAVGDGREVRVATVPRVVEMRY
- a CDS encoding HD domain-containing protein yields the protein MQPSELAGILDFLRAAEALKTAVRSGWTSAGEPESVAEHTWRLCLMALVLHRDFPDVDFARLIKICIIHDLGEAIGGDVPAPVQAARGTGKAADERRDLLQLLAPLPPAARDEITALWDEYEAASTPEARLAKALDKLETILQHTQGANPPDFDYRFNLGYGRQYTAGHPLLEQVRAILDEETERRAREVADASLQ
- the ugpC gene encoding sn-glycerol-3-phosphate ABC transporter ATP-binding protein UgpC — protein: MARVTLDRVRKVYENGYIAVHGITLAVDEGEFVVLVGPSGCGKSTTLRMIAGLESISSGTLRIGERVVNDVPARDRDIAMVFQSYALYPHMTVRDNLAFALKLRKRPKGEVAERVAKAAEMLGLEPLLDRRPAALSGGQRQRVALGRALVREPRVFLFDEPLSNLDAKLRGQMRKEITTLHRRIGATTIYVTHDQTEAMTMGDRIVVMNAGRVEQVGAPMELYRHPANRFVAGFLGSPSMNFVPGRVTKGDRGQGTGDRGDGGGGLVFRSRDGALQLPLGRSAAALGDGDRDVVLGIRPEDVRLGDGADPASAARATLTLDAAEPMGNETIVYLRAGEDEIVARVPPADLPAPGQPVAASFDLARLHFFDAETGTTLSGAQCTR
- a CDS encoding GH1 family beta-glucosidase, whose amino-acid sequence is MSESREFPPDFLWGAATSAYQIEGSPLADGAGPSIWQRFSHSPGRTHEGETGDVACDHYRRYAGDVRLMADLGLNAYRFSIAWARVRPDGTGRVNEAGLGFYDRLVDKLLEHGITPNATLYHWDLPAALDDRGGWLNPDIAHWFADYAQAVFRRLDDRVKMWATLNEPWVVTDGGYLHGALAPGHRSLFEAPIASHNLLRAHGAAVQAYRAEGRNRIGIVVNLEPKVPASDDPADHAAVRRADAYMNRQYLDPVFHGRYPDEMAEIFGEAWPEHSAEDMALIRQPIDFLGINYYTRGVTKNDPSNLPVRNGYVKQPGHTYTDVGWEVHAPALTDLLTWVKERYGDLPLYITENGAAFYDPPKPVDGRIDDPLRVAYYRDHLRACRAAMDAGVDLRGYFAWSLLDNYEWSLGYSKRFGIVHVDYETQARTPKSSARFYADVIRTRGRALYDGGS